The window ACATCTTGACCCAGTATTTTTCCAATTTTTTCCGCAATGTGAACTGTTACCATGATAGGTAAGAACAGCATCAATAGCAGGAAGAAACTTCCTAAGTATCGCTTTAATATGTATTTATCCAGTATGCTTAGCACCTACAGTCTATTATCCATTTGTTTGACCATTTGATCCTTCCAGGTTCTAAAATCTCCAGCCAGAATATGCTTGCGCGCTTCCCTCATCAACCACAGATAAAAAGCGAGATTGTGGATCGTACAAATTTGTCGGCCTAACATCTCATTAACTGTAAATAGATGTCTAACATAAGCCTTAGAATATTCCGTGTCCACCCAGGCATATCCAGCTTCATCTAATGGACTGAAATCCATTTCCCACTTCTTATTTTTAATATTGATACTCCCATGAGTGGTAAATATCATACCGTTCCTACCGTTTCTTGTAGGCATTACACAATCAAACATGTCTATACCCAGCGCTACATTTTCCAGTAGGTTGATGGGAGTTCCCACCCCCATTAAATAACGTGGTTTATCCTTAGGAAGTATAGCTGTCACCACTTCAGTCATTGCATACATCTCCTCTGCTGGTTCTCCAACTGACAATCCGCCGATGGCATTTGCATCCATGTCACAGTTCGCTACAAATTCGGCACTTTGCTTTCTTAAATCAGTATAGGTACTTCCTTGAATAATTGGAAACAAGGTTTGCGTGAACCCGTACTTATCTGGAGTATTGTCAAAACGCTCGATACATCTTTTCAACCAGCGGTGAGTCATGTGCATGCTGCGTCGTGCATAATTAAACTCACAAGGATAAGGCGTGCACTCGTCAAAAGCCATAATGATGTCTGCACCAATGCTGCGCTGTATATCCATAGCACGCTCTGGAGTAAAGGTATGGTAGGACCCATCGATATGAGATTTGAACTTAACTCCTTCTTCCTTAATCTTGCGATTTGCACTTAAAGAATAAACTTGGTATCCGCCAGAATCAGTAAGTATAGGTCGATCCCAATTCATAAATTGGTGTAATCCGCCTGCTTTTTCCAGCACTTCCATTCCAGGTCTTAAGTAAAGATGGTAGGTGTTTGCCAGAATGATGTCTGGATTTACATCTTCTTTAAGTTCTCGTTGATGTACTCCTTTAACGGTACCCACGGTACCTACAGGCATAAATATAGGCGTCTCAATTGCGCCATGATCGGTATGCACAACGCCGGCTCTCGCTTGACTGTTTGCATCTGTTTGTAAAAGGTCAAATTTCATTTTCATGCGGGACAAAGATAAGTTTCTAGTAGGAAGTTTAGAGAAGCTTATTGGTATTAAGTATCTAGTACGAAGTAATAAGACTCAAGAATTATCTTGACATACAACTCGCTCGTCAATCGCTGCGCACTTGACTTACTGACAAACGACCTACGCCTTTTCAGCTGGGCTACTGATTTGCCAGTACTCGATTAATGATAAAAATAGATTTTAGTTATAACAGGGGCTTAAAAACCACTTTCGTATAGAAGTTCGATATCCAGAACAGCAAACGTGAAAAAGTCATTAGTCTAAAGTCACGAGAGTTCCCGAAGGGAACACGAGCGTCACACGTCATTCCCCTTTCAAATTAAAGTTCGAGTTTGATTTTGATTTTGATTTTGATTTTGATTTTGATTTTGATTTTGATTTTGATTTTGATTTTGATTTTATCAAAGTTGTTCACAAAACCGTGTAAATCGTTAATAAATCAAAATCTAGGTAAAAGCCATTGGCTTAGGAACTACTTACCTTTACAGCTACTAACAAATTTTCAAGAAATGGCTGATATACAGCACTTAAAAGATTTAGTCTCGCAGGTACGCCGCGACATCGTTCGTCAAGTACATGCCGTCAACAGTGGTCACCCAGGAGGTTCCTTAGGTTGTACCGAGTTTATTGTTGCTCTCTACAATGAGATCATGGATCACGATCCTTCCTTTCAAATGGATGGAAAAAATCAAGACCTGTTCTTCTTATCCAATGGTCACATTTCTCCCGTGTTCTATAGCGTTTTGGCACATGCCGGCTATTTTCCAAAGGAAGAATTGAATACCTTCCGTAAACTGAATTCCAGATTACAAGGCCACCCAACTACTCATGAAGGACTCCCTGGAGTACGAATTGCAAGTGGTTCTCTAGGTCAGGGAATGAGTGTGGGAATAGGCGCAGCGCTTACTAAAAAGCTGAATGGCGATGACAAAACTGTTTTTACCCTTCACGGTGATGGTGAATTGCAAGAAGGTCAGATCTGGGAAGCTGCAATGTATGCTAGCGCAAACCACGTGGACAATCTTATCGCGACTATCGATGTAAACGGTCAGCAGATTGATGGTAGTACAGACACCGTACTCACATTGGGCGACCTCCGTAAAAAGTTTGAAGCTTTTGGCTGGAATGTAGTTACCGTAAGTAAAGGAAATGACATGGAATCTGTTATTGCAGGAATTAAGGAGGCTATCTCGCTTTCGCGAAAGCGAACTCCTATATGCATTCTGCTACATACTGTGATGGGACATGGAGTAGACTTTATGATGGGCTCACACGAGTGGCACGGTATCGCGCCTAACGATGAGCAACTTGCGGAAGCACTGAAGCAAAACCCTGAAACACTGGGCGACTATTAATCAAAAAACGACCGTGAATCACGGGACGCATTTATGAAGACATATACAAATACAGGAAATAAGGACACAAGATCAGGATTCGGCGCTGGACTGGAAGAATTGGGAAACAGCAATGAAAATGTAGTAGCACTTTGTGCTGACCTCACAGGCTCTCTAAAAATGAACGCGTTTGCTGACGCACATCCAGATCGGTTTTTTCAAGTAGGAATTGCGGAGGCTAACATGATGAGTATAGCAGCTGGAATGACCATAGGAGGAAAAATTCCTTTTACAGGAACTTTTGCAAACTTCTCAACGGGTCGTGTTTACGACCAGATTAGACAAAGCATCGCTTACTCTGATAAAAACGTGAAGATTTGCGCTTCGCACTCTGGATTGACGCTGGGAGAAGATGGAGCAACCCACCAGATCCTAGAAGATATTGGGTTAATGAAAATGTTGCCAGGAATGACAGTGATCAACACTTGTGATTTCAACCAGACTAAAGCAGCAACTCTAGCTATTGCAGACCATCACGGGCCAGTATACTTGAGATTTGGCCGTCCTAAGGTGGCGAACTTCACTCCTGAGAACGGAGAGTTCAAAATTGGTAAGGCCGTGATTTTAACTGAAGGTACAGACGTTACGATTGTAGCGACAGGACACTTAGTCTGGGAAGCACTAGAAGCTGCGAAAGCCTTAAATGAAAAAGGAATCAGTGCAGAGGTCATCAACATCCACACCATCAAGCCTCTTGATGAGGAAGCGATTATTAATTCTGTAAAGAAAACAGGCTGTATCGTAACTGCGGAAGAGCATAACTATATGGGTGGACTAGGAGAAAGTGTCGCTAGAACATTAGCGCAACACACGCCTACCCCACAAGAGTTTGTAGCTACTCAAGACACCTTTGGTGAGAGTGGAACTCCAGAGCAGTTGCTAGAGAAATATGGTTTAAATGCTGAAAACATTACCTTGAAAGCTGAAGCAGTTATCAAGCGTAAGAAATAAGTATTAAAAAATACTCATAAAAAATGCCTGCTATTGATAGCAGGCATTTTTTTGTTTTGTAAACGGATAATTTAGTTTTCCGTCCTTGCGTCTAAGTAGTCTGGAATACCATCACCGTCTGTATCCAGTGCATCATTTGGGTTACCATCACCATTAGGGTCTGCATTTTCGTTTACGGTAAGGATACCGTCATTGTCATCGTCAATTTCTAGATAATTGAATCTTCCATCCCTATCCGTATCATCAGCAAAATTAGGAGAGCGTAAATTTTTATCGTTGTTCAAATCTTCAAACTTAGAAAAGATACCGTCACTGTCGTGATCTGTAGTTTTTGCTCTTCGCAATTTGAAAGTGAAAATAATAGGAGAATATGCTGGAATACCACTTTGAGTACGCTCAAAATAACCAAGCCCAGAAGGAATAAAAACAGCTCCTATACCACTCCCTTCATAAGATAAGGTTCCATCTCCATTTGGATTAATAGCAGAAGCGTCTTTAAACTGAGTCACACCAGCGGTAAAACCAGTGATTGTGGAAGGTAAGTCAAACCAAATGGAGTTGATACTGCTATCAAATACATTTCCATTAAGTAAGGTACCTTCGTAACTCACTAAAGCACTATCTGCAAATGTGGGCTGTCTGGCCCCAGAACCTTCTCGTACTTTAAGAGTATATAACTTGTAATCCACACCATCCCTAGTGATTGTTTGACTCACCACTTGCTGTGATAGCGGTGTCCGTCCAGAATTAGCACCAGCAATCGTATCAAATTTTATTTCAAAATCAGCTCCTGCTGGAGTGTTTTGGAATTCATCCTCATTATAGAAATGAGTGTTTAAAAAGGCGTTTATTTTGGCAAGGTCTTCTATGTATACCTCTTGGCGATCACGTATTGGGATTGCATCTGGCCCGTCATCTGGACTACAAGCGATTGAAACCAATAGGAATATTAAGATTAGAAATTGTAATTTTAAGTTTTTCATGCAAAATTTTAAAAGCTTCAAAGATACCATTTTCAGCTATTTTTGTAGAGATAACGCTATTTTATAAGACATCATATGCGCATTGATAAATATTTATGGTCCGTTCGATACTATAAAACTAGAAGTAAGGCAACTGATGCTGCAAAAAAAGGCCGCTTTAGAGTCAATGGGGACATTGTCAAACCAGCGAGAGATGTCTACCCAGGTGACATGATTACCTTGCGCAAAGATCAAATTGATTACCAAGTTGAGGTTCTTGACCTGCCTGCAAATCGAGTAGGAAACAAATTAGTAGATCTTTATAGAATGGACCGTACGCCTAAAGAAAGTTTTGAAGCGCGTAAAATGGTCGAACTTAGCCAAGACTATTATCGCCGCAAAGGAGAAGGAAGACCGACGAAAAAAGACCGCCGCGATCTAGACAACGTAATGGATCAAACTGAAGAGGATGTTTAAACTCACAAAGTATAATTAAGGAGCGAATTTCGCTTTCGCGAAAGCGAAATTTTCCAAACCAGTCAAACAAACCCAATTACCTATTAAATATCCATCTATGGAAATTTTAAATCACGATCAAGTAAGCAATAAAATTAGAAGAATTGCCTATCAAATTGCCGAAGTGTACATGGAGCACGATCAGTTGATACTCGCTGGTATTGCAGAAGGAGGCTACACTCTAGCTCAAAAGCTCAAGGAACAACTGGTAAACATCTGTGATCTGAATGTAGTGCTTTGCGAGGTGAAAATGGATAAGAAAAATCCACTAAACTCTGTTACCACAAGCATTCCAGCGAGTGATTATCAAGATAAAGGGATTGTTTTATGCGATGATGTTTTAAATTCCGGGACCACACTTATTTATGCTGTGCGTCATTTTTTAGAAGTACCTATCAAGAAATTTAAAACTGCTGTGTTAGTGAATCGCAATCACAAAAAATTTCCCGTAAAGGCAGACTTCAAAGGTATTTCTCTCTCTACAACGATGGAAGAACATGTGCAAGTAAACATTCAAGGGACTACCTACAGCGTTAGCTTATCCTAAACCTGTGATTTCTCTAACTAAAAGTTCTGGTGATTTGCCTTGAACATCTATAGTAAAATCTGCCTGATTGTAAAATACAGATCTTTCGAGTAAGTGCTTTCCTATAAATTCTGCAAGATTTTCTTCTGAAGTTGTCGCCGCAATTAAAGGTCTATGCGCTTTTTCAGGAAAAAGACGGTAGGTAAGAAAAGGAACGTTAGCTCGCAAATAAATGGAACGTGTGTGAGGCGCCTCAATGATTAATTTCATATTATCGTAATAACAAGGAGTTCCACCACCTAAAGAAATCACGGTTTGCTCTGCACCTTCCAACAATTCTATAAGACAGGTTTGTTCCAATTTTCTAAAGAAGAGAATACCTTTTGACTCAATAATCTGGGAAATAGTCATTTTTTTTTTCGATTCTATATAATCGTCCAGATCCAGATGCCTCCAGGACATTTGCAACGCAAGCTCCTGACCTACAGTCGTTTTTCCAGATCCCATATAGCCTAAAAGCACAATATTTGAAATAGGTTCTTTGCTGATTTTCAAAGAGATAATTTTTATACAAATTTATAGCAAAAAGATTAGCAGGTTACCACTGATACGTTTTATATTTGCACCCGCAATTAAAAACAAGACTTGGTAGCTCAGCTGGTAGAGCATCACACTTTTAATGTGAGGGTCCTGGGTTCGAACCCCAGCCAAGTCACTAAGGCCGTAAGGCATTAAAGTCCTTATTCAAAATAAGGACTTTTTTTTTACCCGGGTGCTGGAATTGGTAGACAGGCACGGTTGAGGGCCGTGTGTATTTATACGTGTGGGTTCAAGTCCCATTCCGGGTACCAGTAGTAATTAGCTCGCTTCTTTTATAGACAGCGAGCTTTTTTTGTTTAATATTTCATAAGGTTAAAGGAATCTGCCTACAGCAAGATATATTTTGTCTAACTTTACCCATTATCCATTAAACAGCACAATTGATTAAGACTACCTTCAGTATCAAGGATTTAGAGAATCTGAGCGGGATCAAGGCTCACACCATACGCATCTGGGAAAAAAGATACAGCCTTTTTACTCCAGAGCGGACTGATTCTAATATCAGGCGATACGATACAAACGCTCTACAGCGTATTCTTAATGTAAGCTACCTCAACAATAACGGCAATAAGATAAGTGCCATTGCTGCTATGGATGACTGCCAGCTAGAAGCCGAAGTCAAAAAACACGCTGAAAAAGGCAATACTACAAATCACAGTTTGCAGGAAATCAAACTGGCTATGGTCAATTTTGACAAAAACCTTTTCAATAGAGTCTTTAATACTGGTTTGAAAGAATTAGGATTTCAAGGGGTTTTTAGGGAAATACTGATACCTTTTTTAATCGAGCTAGGTCACCTATGGCACAGCAACACCATAAATGTCGCACATGAACATTTCATAAGTCATTTGATCAAACAAAAATTGTTGAGCCACATGGAACATGTGGATTATCAACCTGATGAACAACACAAAGAACTATATATACTATTTCTCCCTCAAAATGAGATGCACGACTTAGGATTACTGTTCTTAAACTATGAACTGCTTTCTCGAGGTAGAGAAACTCTTTACTTGGGTACTTACATGACCTTAGAAGCCTTAGAGCATTTTCAAAACAAAGGTAAAAAACTGGTATACATCACATATATTACCGTGGATCCAACCATAAAAAAAGTACCTAAATTTCTAAAGCAATTTGAAAAAAACGTCAATAAAAATGGAAATAGCGACCTATGGATTCTAGGACAGATGGTCGCCAAAATGAAGGACCTCAAACTAAATCCAACTCATAAAACTTTCGATTCTATCGAACAATTGATAAACGGATTAGAAACCAGTAAAAAACTTGAGCACTAGTAATCAATATAGTTCGCTTTCGCGAAAGCGAACTTCCTATAAGATTCGATAGGTCCTTACGACCAACTCAAAAACCTCGCGAGAGCTTTAAAATTGAAAAACTACAACAATATACTAAAGCCACTAAATTAGTCATAACCATTGATCAACCAACCCCTTATGAATCATAAAATTGCCGTCATAGGCTCCGGGTTTTCTTCCCTCGCTGCAGCTGCCTATCTAGCGCAATCTGGGCATGAAGTAACCATGTTTGAAAAAAATGATACCGTTGGAGGTCGCGCACGACGTCTAGAACGTGATGGCTTCACCTTTGACATTGGGCCGTCTTGGTACTGGATGCCTGATATCTTTGAACGCTTTTTTGCAGATTTTGATAAAAAACCTTCAGATTACTACACACTGGACAAATTGAACCCAGCATATTCTGTTTATTTTGAAAATGATCGCATACAAATAGGTGATAATTTAGAAGCTATAAAACAGACATTTGAGGCCATCGAACCTGGAAGTGCACAGAAGTTGCAAGAATTCATGGACAAATCCAGCGAGAATTATGATATCGCTATTAAAAATCTAGTATATCGTCCAGGGGAATCTCCATTGGAACTTGTAACACCCCAAACCGTTAAAAAACTAGGTGCTTTTATTGGGAATGTTTCTAAAGATGTCCGTAAAAAATTCAAAGATCCAAAATTAGTTTCTATACTAGAGTTTCCTGTATTGTTTTTAGGTGCTACTCCAGGAAATACGCCAAGCTTTTACAATTTCATGAATTATGCAGACTTTGGACTAGGAACTTGGCATCCTAAAGGCGGGATGTACGAGGTTATTCTGGGTATGAAAAAGTTGGCTGAGGAGCAAGGTGTAGTGATAAAAACAAACGCGCCCGTGACTGAAATCCTTGTCGATGAACATGGAACTGCAGAAGGGATTTCGCTTGATGGGGAAATCCATTTGTTTGATGTCGTGCTATCTGGAGCAGATTACCACCATTCCGAAACTCTTTTGAAGTCTAAGTACCGGCAGTATTCCGAAAAGTACTGGGACAAAAAAACTTTTGCTCCCAGCTCATTAATATTTTATGTAGGCTTTGAAGGCAAGCTTAAAAATGTGGATCACCACAACCTGTTTTTTGATACAGATTTCACGAAACACGCCAATGAAATTTATGAAGATCCTAAATGGCCTGAAGACCCATTGTTTTATGCTAATTTCACTTCTATAACAGATTCTCAAACAGCGCCTGATGGCTGTGAAAATGGATTCTTCCTTATTCCACTAGCACCAGGATTAGAGGATACCCCTACGTTACGAGAGGAATATTTTAAAAAGATTATGGATAGGTTTGAAAAATTGACCGACCAAAAAGTGATGGATCGCATTCTGTTTAAGGAGTCTTTTTGCGTTAATGATTTCAAGGACGCCTACAATAGTTATAAGGGAAATGCATATGGGATGGCAAATACATTACTTCAAACAGCATTTCTTAGACCTAATTTGAGGAGTAGAAAGGTAAAAAGTCTGTATTTTACGGGTCAATTAACCGTACCCGGACCAGGCGTGCCGCCCTCTTTGATTTCTGGAAAGTTAGCCGCACAATTGATAAACAAACACTTGAGTACATGAAAAGTATCTTTGACGAGGTTTCCAGACAATGCAGTCGGGCAGTAACTAACAATTACAGCACGTCTTTCTCGCTTGCCAGCAAAATGCTAGGGCCGTCGATTAGACAAGATATACACAACATTTATGGTTTTGTCCGGTTTGCTGATGAGATCGTGGATACCTTTCACGACTATGACAAACGCGTATTGCTAGATCGTTTTGAACAGGATCTTGCTTATGCAATTGATGAGAAAATTAGCCTGAATCCTATTCTCAATTCCTTTCAAGAAACAGTAAATAAATATAATATTACTCCAGATATGTATGGAGCATTCATTCACAGTATGCGCTTGGATCTAGATAAAAGCGTTTATTTGACTGAGGAAGAATATAAAAACTACATCTACGGTAGTGCGGACGTGGTAGGACTTATGTCTTTAAAGGTGTTTGTAAAAGGGGATCAGCAGAAGTATGACGATCTCAAAGAAGACGCCATGCGTTTAGGTAGTGCCTTTCAAAAAGTGAATTTTCTAAGAGACTTGAAAGCAGACCTTGACGTATTAGAACGTAGTTATTTTCCAAACACAGATCTTCATGATCTTAAGGAAGAGGATAAAGCACGATTGATTGAAGAGATTGAAGCTGACTTTGACGCAGGCCTTAGAGGAATTCAACGTTTACCAGTGGAGGCTAAACTAGGCGTGTACACGGCATACAAATATTACCGCCGCCTACTGACTCGATTAGAACGAACGCCATCAGCAGAAATACGCAATACAAGAATACGCGTTCCTAATTATGAAAAAATTGGCTTGCTAGCTAAAGGCTATGTGAGCTATAGACTCAACTTAATCTAGGTATGGAAATAGTATTATGGTCCCTTATTTTTATAGTCACTTTTATAATAATGGAGTTCAATGCATGGTTCATCCATAAATATATTATGCACGGTTTTCTATGGAATTTGCATGAAGACCACCATCACAAAACCCACGACAGTTGGTTTGAAAAAAACGATTGGTTTTTTGTTTTTTTTGCGAGTATTAGCATCACATTTAAATTATTACACAGCTTTTTAGACCTGTGGTGGGCATTGCCTATCAGTGCTGGAATATTTGCATATGGTGTTGCGTACTTTGTGGTACACGATATTTTTATTCACCAACGCTTTAAATGGCTGCGTAAAGCGAACAATACTTATGCAAAAGGCGTGAGACGCGCTCACAAGATCCATCACAAGCACTTAGGTAAAGGCGATGGGGAGAACTTTGGTATGTTGATCGTACCATTGAAATACTTTAAATAAATCGTGGTTACTGCTGCCGTTATAGGTGCAGGAATCGGTGGGCTGGCGACGGCATTGCGATTGCGTCATAAAGGTTATGATGTGACTGTTTTTGAAAAAAACGAGTACGCTGGTGGAAAACTGCACGCCATTGAACAAGATGGCTACAGGTTTGACCTAGGTCCTTCCCTATTCACCTTACCAGAATTAGTACTGGAATTGCACCAACTTTTTCCTGAAGTCGTTCAGAATTTCGATTTTAAAACTTTGGATACCGCTTGCCATTACTTTTGGGAGGATGGAGTCACTTTTAAAGCTCCTACAGGTACAGACCAATTTGCTAAAGAAGCCACTTTAGTTTTTAATGAAGAGGAAAATATTCTGAAAAGTTACCTCAATAATAGCAAGTCAAAATACAATATTACAAAGTCCTTATTTCTTGAAAAATCGCTTCACCGCTGGAAGACCTACCTGAGTCGCGACACCATTAAGGCGATTATAAAAATTCCATTCTTAGGTATTAGCAATACGTTACACGAGCAAAATGAGCAATTTGAGAACCCTAAGCTGACTCAGCTTTTCAATCGCTACGCCACTTACAACGGTTCATCACCTTATTCGACTCCGGGAATTATGAGTATGATTCCGCATTTGGAGATTGGGCTAGGAACTTATTACCCTGAAGGTGGTATGCATCGCATCTCGCAGTCGCTCTACGAACTTGCAGAAAAAGTTGGAGTGAAATTCCGCTTTCGCGAAAGCGTCACCTCCATCAACCACAACCAGAATCAGGCTACGGGAGTCACCACTGCTCAAGGCTTTTATGCACAAGATCTCGTGGTGTCTAACATGGATATTTATCCCACTTACCACCGGTTGATTACTGATATTGAGAAACCAGAAAAAACATTAGAACAAGAACGATCCAGCAGTGCCTTGATTTTTTATTGGGGAATTTCAAAAAAGTTCCCGCAACTGGATCTACACAATATTTTATTTAGCGAGGATTACCCTACTGAATTTGAATACATTTTTAAGAAAAAAGAGTTGTACAATGACCCGACAGTTTACATCAACATCACTAGTAAGATGACTCCTAGCGATGCTCCTCAAGGGTGTGAAAATTGGTTTGTGATGATCAATGCTCCTGGGGATTATGGTCAAGACTGGAAACAATTAGTAGCTGAGGCAAAAGCTGATATCATCGCAAAGATTCATCGCACGCTACATATTGACGTGACGCCACTTATCGAGACAGAATATATTTTAACGCCTCAAGGGATCGAAGAAAATACCAGTTCTTACCGCGGTGCCTTATACGGTGCAGCAAGTAATAACAAGTTTGCCGCATTCTTAAGACACCCAAACTTCAATGGAAAACTTAAAAACTTGTATCATGTAGGCGGGTCAGTTCACCCTGGCGGTGGAATCCCACTGTGTTTACTAAGCGCACAAATTGCAACAGACATGATTCCTCCAGCACAATGAAAAATGGCCTCCTTATATTTTTGTGGATCGTCCATGTGAGTGCTCTCATTGGTCTAGCCTTGGGTTATGAGGAATTTTTTTTAGGAAAATCACCCTTTACCATGCTCTTGCTTGCTGGGTTACTCATTTACTATTTCCCCATTACCGTTCCTAAAACAATCCTGTTGTTCCTAAGTTTTACTGCCATAGGTATTGCGGTGGAATGGATAGGCGTTCATACAGGTTGGTTATTTGGAACCTATTCCTATGGCGATAATTTTGGCCCTAAACTCGACGGTATTCCCTATTTGATAGGTATCAATTGGGCATTATTGACATTTAGCACCCATATTATTGCAAGAAGGTTTTTCCACAACCGATGGATCATTGCAGGCGCAGGTGCTGCGTTAATGGTAGTTTTAGATCTATTCTTAGAACAAATTTGTGATTATGCGGGATTCTGGAGTTTTGAAAATGGCGCTGGATGGTTCAATTACCTCTGCTGGTTTGTCATCGCTTATGTACTACATCTCATTGCTAATAGCTTCAATTTAAAAGGAGATTTCAAAGTCTCGGCACATTTATACATCGTTCAACTTATCTTCGCCGCCATTCTATGGATTATCATTACGACATAGCAATAGTAGGATTAGGCTGCGCTGGTAGTCACGTGCTGATTCAAATGCTGGATCATCCTGAAATGAAAGATAAAAAAATCATCGTCTTTGATGATTTTCAGGCAGACAGCCTTGAGAAAACTTGGAGCTTTTGGGAGAAAGGCGCAGGAAAATGGGACTCGCTTTTGCTGGATCGATGGACTCAAGGCAAATTTCAAACCAGCCAAGTAGAGATCGATCTGGGATTGAATCCTTATAGCTATAAGACAATAAAGAGTAAAGGTGTGATCGCTTTCGCGAAAGCGAAACTCCAACAAAACCCTAACGCAACATTTGTAGATGCTCGAGTAGACCGCATTGAAGAATCAAAAGTTGCCGCTATTCATACAAATAAGGGAGTTTTCAAATCTAAACTCGTACTAGACAGCAGAGTGTCTCCAGAATTTTATAAGGATACTGAGGCAATCACATTGCGTCAGCATTTTCTGGGATGGCATTTAAGAACTGAGCAAGAAGTATTTGATCCCGAGCGATTTGTGATGATGGACTACCGTTTAATGGATCCAGGGACAACAAGCTTTATGTATATTCTTCCTTATTCGGAAACGGAAGCCCTAGTAGAGTTCACCTATTTCTCACCAGATTTAGTGGCAGACCAGGTGTATGAAAACTACCTAAACCAATACATTGACACCTATTTAAATGCCACAGACTATAGCATAGTTCAAACCGAGCAAGGCGTCATTCCCATGACTACATATAGATTTGAAAAGCATCACACATCATTTGTGCATAAAATAGGTACCGCTGGTGGCTGGGTGAAGAGCAGTACGGGTTACAGTTTCAAGCTGAGTGAAAAACGAGCTACTCAATTGATTTCTAATTATATTAAAGGTAGGGATTTAGACCATGGAATGCAGAAGAAACGTTTCCGGTTCTATGATGACATCATGCTAGATGTATTGCACCAGCACAACAATCGCGGACATTTACTCTTTGAGAATTTATATTCAAATAATCCGATTGCTAGAATATTTTCCTTTCTAGATGAAGAAAGTAACTTCTTGCA of the Nonlabens marinus S1-08 genome contains:
- the tgt gene encoding tRNA guanosine(34) transglycosylase Tgt, which codes for MKFDLLQTDANSQARAGVVHTDHGAIETPIFMPVGTVGTVKGVHQRELKEDVNPDIILANTYHLYLRPGMEVLEKAGGLHQFMNWDRPILTDSGGYQVYSLSANRKIKEEGVKFKSHIDGSYHTFTPERAMDIQRSIGADIIMAFDECTPYPCEFNYARRSMHMTHRWLKRCIERFDNTPDKYGFTQTLFPIIQGSTYTDLRKQSAEFVANCDMDANAIGGLSVGEPAEEMYAMTEVVTAILPKDKPRYLMGVGTPINLLENVALGIDMFDCVMPTRNGRNGMIFTTHGSINIKNKKWEMDFSPLDEAGYAWVDTEYSKAYVRHLFTVNEMLGRQICTIHNLAFYLWLMREARKHILAGDFRTWKDQMVKQMDNRL
- a CDS encoding transketolase, with amino-acid sequence MADIQHLKDLVSQVRRDIVRQVHAVNSGHPGGSLGCTEFIVALYNEIMDHDPSFQMDGKNQDLFFLSNGHISPVFYSVLAHAGYFPKEELNTFRKLNSRLQGHPTTHEGLPGVRIASGSLGQGMSVGIGAALTKKLNGDDKTVFTLHGDGELQEGQIWEAAMYASANHVDNLIATIDVNGQQIDGSTDTVLTLGDLRKKFEAFGWNVVTVSKGNDMESVIAGIKEAISLSRKRTPICILLHTVMGHGVDFMMGSHEWHGIAPNDEQLAEALKQNPETLGDY
- a CDS encoding transketolase family protein; translated protein: MKTYTNTGNKDTRSGFGAGLEELGNSNENVVALCADLTGSLKMNAFADAHPDRFFQVGIAEANMMSIAAGMTIGGKIPFTGTFANFSTGRVYDQIRQSIAYSDKNVKICASHSGLTLGEDGATHQILEDIGLMKMLPGMTVINTCDFNQTKAATLAIADHHGPVYLRFGRPKVANFTPENGEFKIGKAVILTEGTDVTIVATGHLVWEALEAAKALNEKGISAEVINIHTIKPLDEEAIINSVKKTGCIVTAEEHNYMGGLGESVARTLAQHTPTPQEFVATQDTFGESGTPEQLLEKYGLNAENITLKAEAVIKRKK
- a CDS encoding FKBP-type peptidyl-prolyl cis-trans isomerase, whose product is MKNLKLQFLILIFLLVSIACSPDDGPDAIPIRDRQEVYIEDLAKINAFLNTHFYNEDEFQNTPAGADFEIKFDTIAGANSGRTPLSQQVVSQTITRDGVDYKLYTLKVREGSGARQPTFADSALVSYEGTLLNGNVFDSSINSIWFDLPSTITGFTAGVTQFKDASAINPNGDGTLSYEGSGIGAVFIPSGLGYFERTQSGIPAYSPIIFTFKLRRAKTTDHDSDGIFSKFEDLNNDKNLRSPNFADDTDRDGRFNYLEIDDDNDGILTVNENADPNGDGNPNDALDTDGDGIPDYLDARTEN
- a CDS encoding RNA-binding S4 domain-containing protein, translated to MRIDKYLWSVRYYKTRSKATDAAKKGRFRVNGDIVKPARDVYPGDMITLRKDQIDYQVEVLDLPANRVGNKLVDLYRMDRTPKESFEARKMVELSQDYYRRKGEGRPTKKDRRDLDNVMDQTEEDV
- a CDS encoding phosphoribosyltransferase family protein → MEILNHDQVSNKIRRIAYQIAEVYMEHDQLILAGIAEGGYTLAQKLKEQLVNICDLNVVLCEVKMDKKNPLNSVTTSIPASDYQDKGIVLCDDVLNSGTTLIYAVRHFLEVPIKKFKTAVLVNRNHKKFPVKADFKGISLSTTMEEHVQVNIQGTTYSVSLS
- a CDS encoding shikimate kinase gives rise to the protein MKISKEPISNIVLLGYMGSGKTTVGQELALQMSWRHLDLDDYIESKKKMTISQIIESKGILFFRKLEQTCLIELLEGAEQTVISLGGGTPCYYDNMKLIIEAPHTRSIYLRANVPFLTYRLFPEKAHRPLIAATTSEENLAEFIGKHLLERSVFYNQADFTIDVQGKSPELLVREITGLG
- a CDS encoding MerR family transcriptional regulator, with translation MIKTTFSIKDLENLSGIKAHTIRIWEKRYSLFTPERTDSNIRRYDTNALQRILNVSYLNNNGNKISAIAAMDDCQLEAEVKKHAEKGNTTNHSLQEIKLAMVNFDKNLFNRVFNTGLKELGFQGVFREILIPFLIELGHLWHSNTINVAHEHFISHLIKQKLLSHMEHVDYQPDEQHKELYILFLPQNEMHDLGLLFLNYELLSRGRETLYLGTYMTLEALEHFQNKGKKLVYITYITVDPTIKKVPKFLKQFEKNVNKNGNSDLWILGQMVAKMKDLKLNPTHKTFDSIEQLINGLETSKKLEH